GGTTTTAATTTATTAGATTATGTGCAAGATTACAGTACTAATGGCGTTAAGGTCAGTTTTTTTACTTTTAATAAGGGTGAAAAGGCAAGACAAAGAGTATTTTAAAAATATGCAAAAGAAAGACATAGGGGACAAGCTTTAAAATATTTGGAATTAATGAAATTTTTGAATTAAAGTGCGTTGTCTTAAGAGATAGAGTTAATCACGAGACCTTTATGATTTAATGTATCTTTTACAAAATTATAATTACAGGATTAAAGATATTTTTTGATAATATTGAGAAAATAGACTCCCCTTTAGAGGGGGTAAAATCCAATCAAAGAAGTGTTGATTGGGAGTGTGCCGATTGATGCTAGTGATCCCGGCTTGTCTATTATAAAAGGAAGTACAAGTATTAAGGATATTTATCGATATTTTTCTAAACAAGTAAATCAATATGAACAGAAACAAGCTAAATTGTTGAAAAAACCTATTGCTCATCAATAAAATTAAAATCTAAATTCAGGCTAAGATAACACCGCTACCACTGTTTAATGACTCTATTAAGTTTTATAACAACTAGTCATATTTTTAGTGAGCGCTTGTTTTTTAATTTTGATTCAATATCTATGGATTTCTTAAGATTTTCAAGTTTATTAATAGCATCTTTGCCACGAAAAATATTGTTTGATTCAAGGTCGTAAAAAGATACACTTAAATTATTATACTTTTTTAGTGTATATAGCGTTGTTTCTATAGACTCATTATATTACCTGTTAAACACATCATCAGGCACAACCCTACCTTCTATATTGGATCTGTCAATCGTGTGCTTCTTGGTAGTTTGTTTACGGCGATAGACAAACGCTATTTTTTATGCAGATGTTAAACAGCATGCCAACTCCTTTAGAGGCGGCTTTTTGGAAAATAGAGGCATTTGCTCCGCTGTATTTAGGACAAATAGACCTAATTGAATTGGTGTCTATAATATCTAAAGAGTATTTTTTAGCTAAATTTTGAGCGGTTTTACTTTTGCCTGCTCCAGAACCCCCAGCTATAAAAATTATTTCCTTCTTAGGGTTTTTATATTTGATAAATATATTGTTAAGCATGTCTGCGTTTTCTTCTATGTAGTTAACGCTTGCAAGCTCTAATTCTGCTTCTGTTTTGCCAACAGTTTCTTTGATGTCAGACTGAATATTTGTGAGTAGTTGTTGGTCGGTCATAACCATTAGTTATACCAAATACTAATTCTGATAAGCTTTAGTTACTTAAAAACCCGCTTTACATTTAGGAAGTTTAATGGACATATTAAACTTAATATATTTATTAAATATACTATAATTATATAATATATAGTATATAATTATTTTAAAGATAAATAAGACAGTCAATAATTAAATTAGTTTAGAGGTTGTCTTATATTTAAGAACTTTATTACAAGGAAGAGAAAATATGAAAATTACAGTTCACAATTCTGAAGGCGGCGTGGGAAAGATGCCTATCTCAGCCAACATTGCAATAGATAAAGGCTTTATGATCGCCACCAATGAACACACCTCAATATATGAATATATTCTTTCCGATGATGAATTTGTCGAAATTGATATGAATGAGGACTTTCCTGATTTTGATGAAATGAATGTTGTGTTTGATTTAGCCGGCTCTATTAATAAAAATTCACAAAGTATTAAAAGCGCAATTTCAATGAGTGATGTTGTCATAGTCCCGATATCTTGTGAATTAAAAAGTATGTTATCTGGGAGTAATACAATCCAAGAGATAAAAAATATAAACTCAGAGATAGATATTTTAGTTGTGACAACCAAACGGCAAAAACAAAGAGAAGATGTTTTTTTAGATAACTGGGATCAAAGTAAAGAGTTTATTGAAATACGCTCATATATTGAAAGTGCATTACCTGGCAGTGTAAATCATTACTTACCTTTAAAGGCATTGAAAGCATTTGATAATATTTTTGAAAAAACAAAGCATCCAACAATTAACAAGATCTAATTCATTAGCGGCATACAGCTATAAGGTTGTTTTGGCTCAATTTAATAAAATATATACAACATTAGGTCTATAAAAAAGGAGAGTAATATGAATAAAAAAGACTTTTTGAATCAACGAAAAAGCGGTGGTGTAAAAATAGAAAATCCTATTTTCAAAAAACCAGGGAGACCGTCAAAATCAGACTCTGAAAAACTTACCGAAAAAGTGACGGTAACACTCACCCCCAAGTGAATTTAAAAACTTAAAAAAGAATGTAGGGCATGATCGTAATAAGACTGTTGTTCCTAGGAACATACTTTAAAAATCAGGTATTTTGAACGAGAGTAAAGACGCAATCTAGAAAGTATAAAAGATATCGAATTAAGGTTCGCCACTGCACTTTGCCAGTTATTTATTAAACGAGGGAGTGACAATGAGCATAAAACGTTGGTATAAAGGAAATTGCTCAGTTGAACACCAAAAAATGTGGATTTTTCAAGTTGAAAGCGAATATATCAAGCATGAGATGTTCGGCATAAAGGCAACTTTAAATCAGTCAAATAATTTAAGGAGATAAAGATGGAAAAATATAAAAAGTATATTAATTTATTTGGTAATGATGGTGATTGATCAGCATCATTACCATTTGGTGGTGTTAAAGGTGGTGAAGTTGGCTTACAGAATTGTTGCTTTTGCGGAGAGGGTAATTCTATTATTAATAACACCCATATGCCTAGTTACTGGATAACTTGTGAGTGCGGAATAGAATTCACACTCATCACATGTAGAAGCTGGTGGAGGTACGCATTACTGCGACTTTTTACATGATGATTCTCATAAAACAAAAGAAACATGTATGAAGGCTCACCTTAAGGCTTTTGATTACATCGTTAGAAAATGGAATAAGGAGAAAAGGTGAGTCAATTAAAAGAATCCAACTTACAAACCTATCCTAATTCAGAAATTAGACGAGATGTTGTAAATACTATTAATTTATCAACCTTAATTGATTTTGCAAAAAATAACGCAACAACTAAAGAGTTGAGCTCTATTGATTTTTTAGAGTATGAGGTTGAAAGTTATATTCACGCTTTAGAGTACGAATATTCAAATAATGAAAATACTGATTTAACTAGTAACAAAGAAGTGGCGTCAGATGAATGGATTCAAGCTAACTATAGGAGATTAAATAATGGAAATTAAAAAACAAGACATGATCGGAATTATTCTTATCTTAGCCATTGTAGTTGCGCTTGGTCTGGCAGCACCCCTTTTAACCAAGATTCAAAGTAACTGCACAGTGGAATCAATTAACAAAATCAGTTGCGTTGATACAGTAGACAAATTAAAGGAGAACAAATAATGAACCAACTAACCGTTCAACAATTTAAATACAAGGATAGAGCTAGACAAGAGGCTGTTAAATGTCAAAAATAGAATGGACAGAAAAAACATGGAATCCAGTTGTGGGTTGAAGTAAAGTATCAGCAGGTTGCAAGAACTGTTATGCAAAAACAATGCACAAAAGGTTGAGTGCAATGAGTTCTAAAGGATACGAAAAGCCTTTTAATGAAGTTGTATGCCATAAAGATAGACTAGGTATTCCACTTAAACGCAAAAAACCAACGACTTATTTTGTTAATTCAATGAGTGATTTGTTTCATCCTAATGTGCCTGATGAATTTATTGACAAAATATTTACTGTTATTAAAAATACGCCACAACATACGTATCAGATATTAACCAAAAATACAGATAATTTTAGATAGTGGTTCTGGTCAAGAAATGGTGGGTATTTTGATAATTTATTTGGTGAAATGAAAAACGTTTTATTGGGCGCTAGTGTTGAAAATAAAAAAGATGGACTGCCTAGAATTGAGCACTTAAGAAGTGTTTTTTATTCAACTTCTAACTTTAGACCTAAGTTATTTTTATCGATTGAACCCTTGCTTGAGGATTTGGGCGAAATTGATTTAACAGATATTGACTGGGTAATTGTTGGGGGTAAAAGTGGTTCAAATGCACGGACTATGAAAAAAGAGTGGGTGCTTAATATCAAACGTCAATGTAAAGATCAGGAGGCGCCATTTTTCTTTAAGCAGTGGGATGTATATGGCGAGGATAGGGTTAAGCGTAGTAAAAAACTAATGGCTATTTGATTGATGGTGTTGAATATAAGGATATGCCATGAAACCATTCTTTAGTTACTACGGCTCTAAATACCGCCTATGTCAGCAAGGCCTTTATCCTGCGCCTAAAACAGACAATGTGGTGATTGAGCCATTTGCAGGCTCGGCTACTTATTAGTGTGTTTCATGAGCCTGAGCGTGCAATACTGAGTGACTCTAACCCTTGTGTTGTAAGTTATTTGGGATTATTTGATTAACGCCAGTGAAGACGATATTGATGACTTGCCAGCCTTTAAGGGCAGGGTGGCCAATATGGTTGGCACGCCTTTGTTAGTTGATGAGCAATTTTATCATTTGCCAGATGGCGCTAAAAATCTTATCGGTTTTTGGATGCGTAAAGCACAAACACATCCGGCAAAAAGCACCACATCTTGGTTTGCTAAATATCACAACAGTCAAAATTGTATGGTGTGGAACGAGTATGTCAAGGAGCGGATTATCAAACAACTGCCAAAGATTAGAAAATGGAGGGTATTACTAGGGGTTACGACATTGCTTACGAGCAATCGTTAGATTATACCAATCAAACTTATTTTATTGATCCACTATATTCGAGTGTAGCTAGCAGGAGGTATAAGCAAAAACCAAAGCTCATAAATTATCGCTTGTGAAAACCAAGATTTAATATATAAGTGGGCAGATTTCAATCAAACAGCTGAAGCTTTTAATATGCGTGGCAAGAAGCAAAAATTGTTATGGGTACAGGAATGAAAAATCGCAACCAAAATCATGGTGACCACTGGACAACAAGTGCGACATACATGATTCAATGATAGTTTTATTTTAAATAAATGGAGTAGAAAATGAATATAATGGTTAATTCATATTTTTCTGGCGCAGGGCTTTTTGATATTGGACTATTGGAAGGTGGGCTTCAAATTGGGAAATCATTTGAGATTGATCTAAGATGTTGTAAGGTGCAGTATCAGACTTTAGGTGATCATGTTGTTCAAGCAGATATTAGTCAAAGCTCGCACTTAACGATGAGGGTTACGATGCAATGATTTTTACTTATCCATGCACTAAATACAGTGCAATCGCAGATATACATGGCACTCGCACTGGTGACGAACTATTTTTGCATGCGCTTAGACAGCCTGAAATGTACGTGATTGAAAATGTGCCAGGAATGAAAAAATTTAAAGTTGTTATGAAAACGATGACAAGGCTTCCAGATTATTATATCGAAGTTTTTTGTCCAGTGAATGCGAGTAATTGGCTTCCTCAAAATAGAGGCAGACTTATTGTGATAGCGTCACGAAAACAATTTAATTTTAGGCCGTCAAAAAAAGCTAAAGCAACAACTCTAAAAGAGATTCTTGAAAAGGATGCCAAAGGCAGTACATAGTTGCTTATCTGGCAAATATCGAGATAAGCCAATTATTAGCGATCCTAGTAAAGGCGGTATTGCTCCTACTTGTTTAGCACATTATGCTAGGGATAGATCTACTAGACTAGTGGTCGATAAATCTCATTCTTGTTGGTGTTAGACCTTACACAGTCAGAGAATATGCTAGATTACAAGGCGTTCCAGGTTGGTTTGAATTTAACATACCTGATACAGATGCATATCGAATGATTGGCAACGGTGTTGCTGTACCAATAGGGCGGTGGGTTGCCAGTGAGATTAAAAGGTATTTTAAAAAATAAGAACATTGAAAAATATTTTTTAAACTTTAACACTAGAATGGTTGTAGAATAAAAAAAATATGCACTATTCATTCTCAATGCCAATTGCAATTACCAGCTTCCATACGTGTAGAAAAAATGGAACGGACTATTTGGTTCCATTTTTAAGCAAGCCTAATAACCAATGGTTAACACAAGGGTTTTACTTTTGGACCGACTCTGATTATTTTGCAAAAAAATGGGGTAAAACTCACTATAAAAATAAAGGTGAAAATTATTGTATTATGAGGTTTGGCTTAACTTTTGAAAAAGAATATTTATTAGACTTGGTTGGAAATGTTGATGATAAGATTGAATTTAAAATTTTTTACACTCAAATCTGTAAAAAGAAATCGGGAAAGGTGAATTTAGGAGATGTAATTACTTACATGAGAGATATAGAAAGCAGAATTCTAGGAGCGTTTTCTTATAAAGTAATAAAATTAGAAGACAAAAGAGAGCTAGACTTAATAAGCATTCCTTTTACTCAAAATTCAAAAGAATCTATTGATATTGGGCCAACTGGACAGCAACTATGTGTTTTTGAAAACTGTTATAATTTTGATAAAGGAAAAGAGGTTGATTATGAATAAAATTTTAAAACAATTTATAGATGAGCAAACGCCCGAACAAATACAGGAGGCTTTTACTAAAATAAGAGAAAAACGTGGATACTATTCAAATGATATATCTGTTGAAGACGCATTAGGAATCTCTATAGAGTCTAAGACTGGTTTTCAGTACCCTAAAATCTTATCAGGTGCTACTATCTCTATTCAAACATCAGACGTATCTTCACATCAAGATATATGGATCAATATTAATAATGTTATAGTTGAATCTATTAAGATTGAAGTTATAGGGAAGAGTATCGATACTGGATCGGTATCTTGCAGTAACAAAGGTGGTAACATTTATGAGAATGCCACAAATCAAACGCCTTATTCTGTAGCAGCATAATGGATATTTAATTACTCGGCTCCCACATAAGAAGTCTAAGCTTTAAAGATAATAGTGAAAAGATATTAGAATTTGATCTTGGCTTCGGAGCCGCATATCAAAGCGATGATTTAAAAACATTTGCTATTTTATTTAAAGCCTCATTGCCAGTAAGTGACAACTTAATATTATCTTTGGAACAAGTGTCTGAATTTTCAACATCTGAAGATATAGATAAAATATTTAAAGAATCAAGTTTTCCTACTATCAACGCGCCGGTAATTGCTTATCCATGCCTTAGATCATTTGTTTTTCAATTTTTACTTCTGTCTGGGTGCGGCCCTCAAATGTTACCAACAATTAATTTTGTAAAGATGCGAGAAGAGAAAAACACTAAGGATTAGTTTTAGACCTGCCCACTTTTAAGCCAGTCATGTCAAGGATTTTTAAGTTAAGTAGCAACAATGTTCTATCTAAAGTTATAAATTCTTTGAATTGGAAGTGATAACCAAGATGGCTCGTTTAGAGTTGCCATTTCAAAATACAAAGCCTTATATTAGACACCTAATTGCTATCAGATAATATTTGCCCACTGCACCTCTTCTTTGTTAAGGGCAAATGCAATAATGTTACTGCTTTTTTATCAGTATCTCCGCTTTGAATATATCCCAAAATACAAGCATAAATGAGATGAACAATATATTTGATGTTGTATTGATGCTGCTTGTATAGGGAAAAATTTGAATGCTGGCTTTGTCGATATCAGGTGTAGGTCCAATTAAGATTGGGCATTTAATATGAGTATGCCTATTCCACTTATCTACAACAAGACTACAAAATTATAGGAAAGTCCAAGTCATTATTCAATAATCCATCAATCGTAAGGTCGTAACTTTCGTTGTTAGTTGTAATTTTAAATTTCTTTTTCAAAGCTATATCGTTTATAACCTCAACACTTACAAGGATAAATTTTTTAACTGCGAGTAGCATGTTTTCTTATTTTTCGTATTCTGTCAAGTCATTATTTTGATTGATTGTAATTGGCTTGTTATAAGGGTTACGAAGTGCCAGTTTTTGCAACCGCTTTGAAAACTGCCGTAGCAGAAGCAGGTGAAGATGAGTTTGCCAAAGTTGCATTTAAGACTGACAAAGGCTATTATGTTAAGAAAACTGAGCACGTTTCAGATTCTGGGACAACTTACCATGACAACTATGTCTTTGGTAATGTTGAGGTTATGGAAATTAAAGCCAGTCAAGAAGATGGTGCTAGCCTTGATAAGGCTGCGCCATCTGACGATGACAAGGGTGGAGATAAACCCATTGGCAAGAGCAAGCCAAGTATGTAACCACGGTTTTTTAATTATAGATTTTTTTTAAAAGGAGCGATATGACTAAGGCCAACAAAATTAAGACGTTACTAATAATTACATCTACACTTTTCGCATTAACACTTAATGTTAATGCGAAAAGTGTAGATGATAAACCACAAGACAATCTTAAACAATTAAAAGAACTGATTACTAGCAGGCTTAATTTTGTCCATAGATTGTCATCAAAAGGAATTGAGAGCAAATTACTTATTAGTGAGCTAACAACCTTAAGATTTCTACAAGATGCCTATATACAAATACTAGTTGATAATAATCGTAACAACGGATTGGTCCAGTTAAAAAACCAATTATAAAGACAAAGGCTTTAACACTTGAACCGAAAGAAACGCCAAAGTAAATTTCAGCGAAAGGGGTTACCCTAAGTTATCGAAAACAATATGTTAAAGGACTAGAGGCTCTCGACATTACTTTAACAAAGTCAGAGAGTAATATCTTTAAAACTATTAAAACGCAAAAAGAGTTTTATGGATATTTCACTGTAAGCCCAGCAGGGGTTGTGACTAAACTTGTTGCACTTGACAAGCCTCTGGTAACAGATGAAGTGGCAAGGCAATTCAGTAGAGATTTTGCGATGACCTTGTATTCAATTAATTATATTAATTTTAGGCAAAAGATAGAAAGTGTAGAATCGATGTTTTATGAGGCATCATTTGACAATTTTATTGTGGAATTTGAGGAAGTTTTAAACTTTATCAAGAAAGAGAAAATGTATGCCCATGCGCTTATCGAATTGCCGGTTCTTATTAAAAAACTAAAACACAATGGCAGGGTGAAGTGGAAGTTTGAAATGCCAATTATAATTCATTATGAGAGCTCCTCTAATTCTAGCTTTACTCAAAAAGTAATAGCAACGATTGTCATTCAAAGAACTGACAATAGAAAGAAAATCGGAGGAGTTGAAGTGTTTAGTTTTATTACTGAATCTCAAAACATTTAGAAACAACTTTAAGATGGTCTCTCGACAATAAGAGTGTATTACAAAAATTGAGATAAACATAAAAAAATGGACATAGTTATGAAAAATATACAGACACAAAAAGAACAAACTAATAACACAACGAGTAGATTCTATCTAGGTACAAAAAGAAAGCATTTTAGAATGAGTGCTTCGCTGATTAAAACCCTCTACTTAAAGTAATTTTTTTTAGAGAGGGTGTTTATGAGTGAGTTAATTGACCAATTCCCAATGTTTGATATACAATTTAAAAAATTTGTGGATTACGGCATAATACTAAACTGTGAGAACTTTGCCGATAATACGTTCTATTATGAATTGCTTGATGAGCATAAAAATCAAGCTAATTTAGATAAGTGGTTTAGTAACAAAAACATTTTTATTGATAAGGATAAACGCTTGTCAGTAAGCCAATTGTATGCAATTTATTCAAGAGGTTCATATTATTGGACATACTGACGATTTTTATATAACGCTAGACCCTTCTGGCAGGTGGACTGTTTTACATTCAAAAGATTTTGAGCAGATTTTTGGTGAAGATCTACCAGAAAGCGACCCTTCAGTTGTGCTGTTTCCAACTCAAGAGCAAATGCTAAAACTTGATGGAGTTAGAGATCTAGCCATGTTGGAGCTTACTGGCACTATTAATATTAAAACCTTAATTTATGTCGTAGATAAAACTACAGGCATGTATTTAACAGATGCCAGTAAGCTTACCTGGGTCGATATAAATGCATTAGCAATAGACGGGTAATAAAAGATTCTTGTTTATCTCCTTATGATGAGTGTGATACGCTTAAGACTGATTTAAAAACTAAAATTATAAAGTTGAGAGGCGTGATTTAATCAACACTGCTACAGCATCCCGCCTTTAGTATATTTTTATAGCCCATATAGGGTGATTTTTTTAGATTTGGCAATTTTGATTTGTCTGGAATGTTTAATAAGTGATTAACGCTTTTTGCATTAATACGCCAGTTTTTACAAATCGTTTTATTAATGGCCATGATAGGCTCCTAAATAGTTATATTTTAGTGTCTAATTTATTGGGGGCAGGTGGCTTACATAAACAATTAGGAGTATAGTAGGAATATTTACCCTTTTAAGGGAGGGGAAAAGTCTTTATATCAATGGTTTATATACTATGTTAGATGCGCCCCGTCCGCTCCGCCATAACTTTTCTTTGCCATAACTTTTCTTTGTTATGGCTTCCGATTTGTCCAACATTCGAATGTTAAAAACATAACAAAATCCATGTAAGAATACAAAGGTTTTCGTTTATAATTCCTGTTTTTTATTAAATAAATGGTTTTTTAGATCATTAATTAATTAGCCGTTAATACACATCATTATGCTAGGTTCAATTAGAAACAAAACCAAGGGCTGGGTCGCTTATTTAATCGTTGGTTTGATTACCATTCCTTTTGCTTTATTCGGCATCAATGAATACTTTACTGGTGCTTCAAATATTAAGGTTGCTTCTGTTGATGGTACTGACATCTCAAAAGCAGAATTTCTTGCAGAATTTAACCCGCAAAAAAGACGTCTGCAACAAGAACTAGACAAAAAATACGACACAGAATTTGATGCCATGCTCAAGCAATCCATTCTTAATCAAATGATTGATAGGCGCTTACTTGAGCAATTATCCAGTGAATTGTCGTATGAAACAACTGCCAGTGAACTTAATACTATTATTCAAGCTAATAATTTATTCAAAGAAGAAGGGCGATTTTCATTAGAAAAATATAAGCAATTATTAAGGCTAAATGGCTATACAACAGAAAAATATGAGGCAATAAGGTTACAAGAATTAACCCAAACTCAAATCAAATACAATTTATTAGATTCTGCTTTTGTAACGCCATCACAACTCGTAAGATTACAAAAATTGAACAATCAACAGCGACAATTTAGCTATATTACTGTTCAAGCTGATGATTATGTTAAAGAAGTTAAGGTTGACGTACAAAGTGTCAAAGATTTTTATAATAATAAA
This Abyssogena phaseoliformis symbiont OG214 DNA region includes the following protein-coding sequences:
- a CDS encoding zeta toxin family protein, whose amino-acid sequence is MTDQQLLTNIQSDIKETVGKTEAELELASVNYIEENADMLNNIFIKYKNPKKEIIFIAGGSGAGKSKTAQNLAKKYSLDIIDTNSIRSICPKYSGANASIFQKAASKGVGMLFNICIKNSVCLSP
- a CDS encoding DNA cytosine methyltransferase is translated as MIFTYPCTKYSAIADIHGTRTGDELFLHALRQPEMYVIENVPGMKKFKVVMKTMTRLPDYYIEVFCPVNASNWLPQNRGRLIVIASRKQFNFRPSKKAKATTLKEILEKDAKGST
- a CDS encoding DNA cytosine methyltransferase, yielding MLVGVRPYTVREYARLQGVPGWFEFNIPDTDAYRMIGNGVAVPIGRWVASEIKRYFKK
- a CDS encoding DotI/IcmL family type IV secretion protein codes for the protein MKTQKEFYGYFTVSPAGVVTKLVALDKPLVTDEVARQFSRDFAMTLYSINYINFRQKIESVESMFYEASFDNFIVEFEEVLNFIKKEKMYAHALIELPVLIKKLKHNGRVKWKFEMPIIIHYESSSNSSFTQKVIATIVIQRTDNRKKIGGVEVFSFITESQNI